gtttgttttttccaaTCCTAACAAGCTTGTTTGTGGTTCCGTGGTTGGGCATGGTCGATTTTTCTCAGGGAAAGTAACACAACAGTATCATTATGTGCCCGCTGGGAATGAAACCTTCAGTGAACCTCCAGGGTTCCACTCTCCCACAGCTAGCTGGCTACAGCCaaggatgaaggaggagaggcacCCGTATGCATCCAACAGCCTGTACATATGAAAGGGATAAACAGAGTGCGGGCAATATTTGGTCAAGCAGGCACACATGGTAtgcagaggatgagagagatcaGTGCAAACGTCCTCTCAATCCTTACCCCAAACTTTTAATAAATGAAACATCAACACAAGGGGAGACCAGTGGCTTTTCCtgcacttaaccctcgtgctgccttcgggtcacatgacccaaaggttcataacgaaccatcgttgtgtttacccaattttacccaatacaaaaacaaataaaaataattttcttttaaccttcgcaatgtggggggtctgagacagcccaacggttaaaagaaaatgcttcactttgtttttgtatgcggtaaagttgtcgcaatacgacggtgggtcacaatgactgatgggtcagaacgacccgaagataacacaagggttaagcaacacATCTGAAGAGCATTACTACTGATAGGGCCTGACTGCTTGTGGCTGTGTCTAGTAGAAGAGATTCCTCAGCCCTGTATCTCTGTGGCTATTTATACTTGGGAAGAAGAATTAACACCAGTATCACCGAATAATGTACGGAACTTTAAGAGGACCGGATGTTTGGTAGGCTACGATATAAGAGTGGAAGAAGATAGTCTAGGACTAGGCCTTCGGAGATGGCAAACTTGTGTAAATGTCTATGACATGCATTAGTTTGATTTACAAAAAGAAAGTGAAAAAGTGAAAGTCCTCCAAGACTTTCACAACAAGCTAAACTCGGTTGCGAAATAAAAGCTACAAAGAAGGATCAACCCTTTTGAAATGTACATCAACATTACCCTCTAGTGGTTACTTTAAGAAGTGCTATACTAAAATAAGTCATCATGACTTACCCAAGTACTAAAATAGTTATTTACTACTTTAACACCAACATAGCCAGTGCTGCTGTCCTCAATCTCCAGCTGATATTGCTTATTAATACTACCCATCTTTTCACTCACCTTAATGACAAACTTGTGGGGAGGCATTTTGAAAAGGCACCGGAATCGTCTGTAAtctgaaaagaaaagaaagacgtCGATGTATCGAATCTGTGCCACGTTTGGAACCGTTTTAACAAAAACATGCTTTTAACACGCTTTTAATTTGGTTATGGGTACAATATTTTACGAATAAACTATTTGTCATAGAAAGAGTTATACGTAGTTTTCATTGTAGCCTAGACATTAAAACACCTTATGTTCTACAGCCAAGCAGGAAAGGTGTCACAGGAGTGGCTCAACGTGATCTAACGATCTAGTCAATAATGTATTTTATTGTGATAAAAATATTTAACTACAGTAGCACTAGTACTTGGTCGACCTAGATCTTAGAGCTATcttgactagctagctagatctcgcCTAGTAGTTTAGTTAGCGAATCAATCCTTGATAGCTCTACGTTTTCAAGTTGCACTGATTAAAGTAGAATATATCATAGTTATCGTATTCAATACAAATGTATACATTCCTTGTCTGGGTAATAAACAATCAGCATTTGGTTATGAATCAATTTAATCACTCTGTTTTTAATAGATCTTAGATCGAGTATTCATCACTTTTATTTTCAACCTACCAATTCTTGCGCCAAATGTTTTGAAGTGACATGAGGACCCTGACGCTATCGCCACTGCCATGGGAACAGGTTGAATACCGGAAAAAAGCCtgttattaatttaaataaaaacataaGCATTCACGATATCTACAACCATATGTGGACAAAAGTGTTATAATGGAGATTTTATTGTATAATTTATTTGGAATAAAGCACAAAACAATACTTTTCAGATTTCAGCGGCTCCCTTTTGTTGATTTCTGGTCAGGCAGGTATAGGATAGCAGAACAGCTGACGTCACTTCTTGGCCCCATGAAACTGCTTATCTTACGGCAACAACTTAAATCTTTAACTTTATATGTATATTGCCGTTCATTTGTTACCATGATGTCGTACCGCACAGTTGGAGAGTGTACTAACGTTAGTGGTTTCAAAACAACTTTGATATCTTTATACTTGATCCAGAGTATACAGTAACTCATATCTGCTAGCTAGCTGCATAGTTGAGCTAACGACGTGAGCCATGTCTCGACTCTCCAAAAAATCACCGTCTGTTTGCACTGATTGTCCGTTGAGTAACAGTGAAATCTATCGTAAAATTAGCCTTATGAGGCAGATCCTCTCGTCTTCTTTCGGACCCAAAGGCAGACTGAAGCAACTACACAACAACGTGGGAGGCCACGTCATAACAACGTCTACGTCGTCTGTGCTCCTTCAAGCCGTTCCGTCATCGGAACCTTTGCTCAAACTTATCACAGCTTCGATTCTTAATCATGTGTCGCGTTTTAGTGACTGTGGTTTGTTTACTGGCATTCTTTGCTTTTCCCTCATTCACCAAGCGAGGGAGTCTGGTCTAAGGGGAAGCGTTGCAATAGAAGTGTACAGACAAATATTGGGAATGTGTACCAGTTATCTTAATCAGGAAGATTGCTCTTGTAAAGTCAAAATAGACTACACCAGCAGCCAGAGTCTGGTAACTTTAGCCCACACTGTAATATCCAGCAAACCAGCTTGTatgctgacagagagagaactacAGCATGTCAGCACACTGACTGTCCAGGCCTTCTTACTGTCTGTCCCATGCAACTCCCCAGAAAAGGTCTGTCTAGGCAGGACAGTGACCGTCCCCATCGAGGGGCAGCCTGTGCTCGACTCTGTCGTGTTTCCAGGTTTGCTGGTGGAGGCACCAGAAATGCTTTCCCTCACAAATGTGGATAAGCTGTCAGTCGGACTCCGCCTGGTGTTGTTCAATGTGTCTCTCTCCGGGGATCTGGCTGGCCTGGGTGAGGGGACTGTGGAGGTGCAGCCAGGGGCTGATCCAGAGTCAGACGTCCTGGAGCAGCTCCTGAAACTGGGGGAGCAGGCGGTGAAGGAGAACGTGGTCGTGTTTGCCTGTCAGAAGGTAATCCATCCAGTCCTGCAGCATTACCTCAGGAGACACAATGTCGTTGTGATAGAGAGACTAGGAGTCACACAAGTGGAGCCAATCCTTCAGATGACGGGTATGTATGACAAACTATTCAGCCACAAAGAAAAAAACTCATGTCTTatgtagttacatttacatttagcagacgctcttatccagagcgacttacagtaagtacagggacattcccctgaagcaagtagggggaagtgccttgcccaaggacacaacatcattttgcatggccgggaattgaactggcaaccttcagattactagcccgattccctaaccgctcagccacctgactagttTCCCAACCTATTGTGAATTCATCTCTTAGGTGCTCAGCCTGTATCCACGTTCTACTGTCCAATCCCGCCTGGGGCTTACGGACAGGTGAAAGGTGTGACCGTAAAACAGTTTGGATCCAAACAGATGCTTCATCTGCTTCCTGTTGGGGAGTCGGTCGTCTGCACCATGGTCCTCTGCCACAGGAATGAAACCATGCTCAGCGAGCTGAGGGTGAGCgcgacctcacttcctgtttcaattCTTCTTCGTGTTGGCGTATCTTAAACCAACATGTAGTTTagaacgtttaaaaaaaaaaaaatgtttttaaaggtTGCACACATTTTCGAAAAATAAGTTTCAAAAAATTATTTCTAAGGTTGAAGAAATATTTTCGATTTTCATTtcgaaaggtttaaaaaaaatattttctaaaaagTTTCCAttaaaagtttgcatcattgatgagtacttgactCTATTGTACTAGAAATTCTGATGATGGatgttcctctctgtcttctgaTGTCCTGTGGTGTATTTCAGGTGGCGTGTGGGAAGGCAGAGCGGGTGCTGAGGCTGACCCTGAGAGAACCCTCTGCTCTCTTAGGAGGCGggtgcacagaaacacacctggCAGCTCACATTAGACACAAGGTCCGCACCTCCCTCACACATCCAACTGCAACACATGAGCTATGGCGCAGATGACTATCACTGTGTTTCCAGTATCACGGTACCACATTTCAGTCATGTTTCCATCACAGAGCctggaaggaggagcagagtcAGCATGTGCAGTTGGGTGTTCTCAGGCCGAGTATCTGCTGGGAACACGGGCATTCTGCTGCTCCCTGGAGTCTGTGGCCCGCGCGCTGGAGCACGAGGGTGGAGAATGCCTCATAGATCTGTCACATGCTCACCGGTGGACCGTTCCCAGAGACGAGGCCACTCGGGGCCGGTGGGGGGGCGTGGCGAGCGCCTGTGGGTGTGGTCTGCTGgagaacaggccggggctggacTGGACCCCCCTTAACTGCCGCTACCTGGAGTTCCCCCCGGCAGGTGTGAGTAGAACGTCCACTGCCAAGCCTCGGCTGCTGGACTCTTTCACAGCCAAGCTCAATGCTCTGCAAGTTGCCGTGGAGACCGCTAATCTTGTGTTGGATATTAGGTATATCATTCAAGATGTAAACTAGTGAGATTGTGCTTTTTACGTGGTAGAATGTTTGATTGATTAGAGCGTTTTTACTGTGTGTCTTTTCTGTATGTGCTGTGTAGGCCTGTTTTGTAATACCTTACTTCTGACACTAGGTGTAAGTAGTGTTTATTAATTATACTTCTGGGAAGGGATTCTGTAAATACTTCCATAGAAATCATAGAGGATAAAATAAGTCAATATGAATGTCTTCCATGAATATGTCAATATATTTCATATATTTGGAAGTTTAACTTTGATATTATTAAATAAACTTATCATGTCAACACAAAAGAGAAAATACTAGAAAAGCCATGAGATAAAGAAAATAAAGAGTTTATTAGCATATTTTGTCATACCTGTTATATCTGTTATACCTGTTATACCTGTTATACTTGTTATACCTGTTCATCTTCCCTTCATTGTTTTCGGTTTCACCATGCAAATGACCTGTCAAGACTACTGCTGTATTTGAGAAAGGTATTCAGAAATGGAGTAATGCAATGTTCTGAACTGATTGCATGCCATAGGACTATGATGTCATCGTGAATGATTATACAGTGATGAAGATTACAATGGAAAGGTAGGAGCAGTTTGAGCTTCTAGTGCAGTGAAATAAGTGCAATTTCTGATAATATTTATCAGGATTATGGGGGCACAATttgaaatacaaaaaaataacaGATAGTTGTATGAGTATATCTGAGTGGGTGCGTGTATCCTTGGGGCGGATATTGGTAATGTATGTATCGACTCCTGAGTACCGGTGATAGTAATGATACATGATGCCACTATGAGTGAAACAAATGAGTTGACCATTTTTTTCCTGATGGGAAAAGCTTTTCCATAATTGGACCTGTGAATTTACTTTAGAGTAAGTCTTGGAACTGCCTAGGACTATTTCATttaataaaaacacatttaaaaaatattgaTGTCATAAATGGTTTGAATCTGGAGTTTTTGAAATAGAGGAGCAGATGAGAGATGGGACATTGAAACAACACAAGTATATAACGAGCGTTTGACACATTCCTAAAGTCAATATCGTACAACATAATTTTTTGTCCCTTGCCCTCCTCTTTCAAAAGATGAATGGAATCAGAGCTTTTCGTAACCTGGGATAGTCTTTGAAGTGTTCATGATAAAACCTGTGACAATAGGAGCAAGGACATGGATGAGTTAGTCTGGGTCAATTAAATACTTTTAATTTTATGTACTTTACTGTAGAGGTTCTTTCTTGGTTCTGTACCTGTGATGATGGTATGCCCGTGGGCCAATGAAGCACAAACTGAACAGGGCAAATGAGAGAGTTGGTAGTGACCAGGTGGCTATGGCGTAACCAAACCATTCCAAGATCTCCCCAAAGTAGTTGGCTCCAGACACATACTCAAACAGGCCTCCTGCGATATAAAACATTAACACGTTATCGATAGCGTTGTAAAAGACCACGATATCTACAAGTCTGGTGGTAGGTGTTACATTACATTGTATTGTACATAATCACCTTTAGGAATCTTGTACACAACCTCTCCTGATTTCCGTAGGTTGCGTAGAATATAGTCGCTATGGATGTTGATGGCCATTCCGATGAGAAACATCATCAAACCTAGATGGAAAATAAAATCCTACTTATGAGGTAAGAATGTTTTCTAATTGGCAATTATCTGTTGCGAGGCAACTGTTTACCAAAAGAGACCTAATGTTTTGGTGAAAGACGGCCATTTTGAgatctgcctctctcacccatCAGAAAACGGCAGTCGGACGCCCAGTCATCCTCATACTGGGCACAGTGTAGCAGATAATGTGCTTGCAGAAACCCATTCACAGTGCAGAACAGGGCAGCTGTCAGCATCACATCCAAGGGAAAGGGCTGACCCTTGGTTAGCAGGGAATACACAAAAACCCTGCAGGAGGTTGAAAAACAGAAAGACCTGATTGTCACAGGTTAGTAAAGAAAATGTACAAAAAACAGTAAACCTGACATTCACGTGGTGTAGCAATTTCTTTTTATGTTGGCATATTGACAGAAGTTTGGACTTTTTATGGCACCACAGAAATGTCCCCCCCCCGGTGTGGCAGGTCACCAGTGCATTCCTGCGGGTGTTTCTGGCTGTGGGATTACCCCACCAGGGAGGCCTCTATCCTTATTGAAAGCCCTCTATTCAAAGTCCCCATCTTATTATCTGGGTGAAATTAGAGACGGGTCCCACATTTCCACTTGCAGAGAAGAAATAGGTGCGGTATACATACGCTAAATTCGAATGGGTGTCATGAATATTCCCTTTCAACACACAGTATCGCTTTCTCAGCTGTTGGGGTTGCTGCGTGTACAGTAAGCACACCATCAACACAAGGCTCTCACAACTCTGCTGGACTCTTCTTACCTTTGAAAGTAGTGAAGGCAGAAGGTTCCAAGGAGCAGGTGTCTCCCCAGGCCGGAGGGTCTGCTGGTGGtgagcaccagcagcagcaggggaaCCAGAAGAGCAGGAAGCTCCTGGAAGAACCAGGCCACCCGGGCTGGTATCTTCCTGGCAGTGGTGGAGACGCCCAAGTAGCGTCCGTAGGATGCCTGGGACGTCCTGACCCCGACCAGGTGGCCTGCGCCGCCCAGGATCAGCCCACAACAGAGAACGTGGATCCCGTTTTCCCAGCAGTGCATCATGTAGGTCCTGGACTCAGCTGGGGTCGGCTGGGTCACGACCAAACTCTGCTGACAGTATCTCTAGTATTTGTACAATCCCGGCTGAAGAGAAACAGCTTCTCTGACTCCTCCCCAAATCTAGGAGAGTGTGACAGagttggtgagagacagagagagcaaacgagaaacagagagagccgGGAACTGtgaaaaagagagcgaggggagagagagacagagagagaaatggaaaggTGAGTGAACTAAAAGTAAACCAAAAACGGAAAAGAAGGACCCAGTGtcttgacatgctgtgtgtgaatgtgttccaGTGCATCGAAATCAATATAATGCGTAGTATGAGTGCTGTTACTTGACAGATATTAAACACCAGCAGTCCCAAAGGCTTGATCTCAACTCCATCCAGCACAGTG
This DNA window, taken from Osmerus eperlanus chromosome 6, fOsmEpe2.1, whole genome shotgun sequence, encodes the following:
- the mkks gene encoding McKusick-Kaufman/Bardet-Biedl syndromes putative chaperonin, which encodes MSRLSKKSPSVCTDCPLSNSEIYRKISLMRQILSSSFGPKGRLKQLHNNVGGHVITTSTSSVLLQAVPSSEPLLKLITASILNHVSRFSDCGLFTGILCFSLIHQARESGLRGSVAIEVYRQILGMCTSYLNQEDCSCKVKIDYTSSQSLVTLAHTVISSKPACMLTERELQHVSTLTVQAFLLSVPCNSPEKVCLGRTVTVPIEGQPVLDSVVFPGLLVEAPEMLSLTNVDKLSVGLRLVLFNVSLSGDLAGLGEGTVEVQPGADPESDVLEQLLKLGEQAVKENVVVFACQKVIHPVLQHYLRRHNVVVIERLGVTQVEPILQMTGAQPVSTFYCPIPPGAYGQVKGVTVKQFGSKQMLHLLPVGESVVCTMVLCHRNETMLSELRVACGKAERVLRLTLREPSALLGGGCTETHLAAHIRHKSLEGGAESACAVGCSQAEYLLGTRAFCCSLESVARALEHEGGECLIDLSHAHRWTVPRDEATRGRWGGVASACGCGLLENRPGLDWTPLNCRYLEFPPAGVSRTSTAKPRLLDSFTAKLNALQVAVETANLVLDIRYIIQDVN
- the srd5a2b gene encoding 3-oxo-5-alpha-steroid 4-dehydrogenase 2b, which gives rise to MMHCWENGIHVLCCGLILGGAGHLVGVRTSQASYGRYLGVSTTARKIPARVAWFFQELPALLVPLLLLVLTTSRPSGLGRHLLLGTFCLHYFQRVFVYSLLTKGQPFPLDVMLTAALFCTVNGFLQAHYLLHCAQYEDDWASDCRFLMGLMMFLIGMAINIHSDYILRNLRKSGEVVYKIPKGGLFEYVSGANYFGEILEWFGYAIATWSLPTLSFALFSLCFIGPRAYHHHRFYHEHFKDYPRLRKALIPFIF